The Herpetosiphonaceae bacterium nucleotide sequence GACATCGTAGCGCGCCGATAGGCCGGGGCGAAAGAACCAAGAACGAAAGAACAAAGCGATCGGAGTCAGGGATCGGGAAAAGCCCCGGCATCGCTTGCTGATGCAGAATCGGCTGCTTCCCCAGCCCGCGCCTGAGGTTCTGCGCTGGCGATCCCCACGGCTGCTGTGCGTGTCATGCCTCGAACATCATCAGGCGGGAGTTCGTCTCGCCTGATTGGTCTGTCCGATGTCTGAGGTGGCGCGTGGAGGCGCAAGGGGTTGTGAAAGAAGCGGGTATAATGACCGACGTAGCATGAAGAGAGGCCCGATGAGTCAAGAACCTTCAGCGCGAGTACAGCAGGCGCTCGAACGTTTCGGCGAGGATGAGGCGCTGACCGCTGAGCTGACCGATCCTGTCGCGACCGCGCTGCTTGATTGGATTACCCAGCAGGTGCAGGCGGCGGATGCCGCCGCCGACGATGCGGCGTTTCGTGAGCGTGTGGCCGCGATCCGAGCCGCAGCGCGGGCGGCGGCGCGCTCAGCGGCGGACGATCAAGCAGCGGCTGCGGTCGTCGAGCGGGCGCAGGCGGCGTTGCAGGCAGCCGCGACAGTCTCGACTCCCTCGGCGGCGGCTCCTTCCAAGCCTCACCCGGTATCTGGGTCATCGTCTGCCGCGCCTGCGGATGCCAGTAGTCGGAGCGCGCCACAGGCAAGACGGCGCGCGCTATGGAACTCTCTGCGGCGGCGCGTGCGCAGATGGGTTTATCGAAAGGTTTGAGTCATGCCACGTCGTCGCACCCATCAACAAAACTCGCGTCGCACGCGGCAGGGAGGCTCGCGTCGCATCGGTCGCAATGATCTGCCCCTGAACAAGCTGATCCCGCTGCTGCTGATCCTTGCGGCGCTCTGGCTATACCAGAACGGCTATTTCGACCGCTGGCTGGAGCAGATCCGTGATCTGGCGCCGTCGGCACAGCGCGCGCCTGAGCTGGACGATGGCTCGCAGCCCGAAGCGCCGAGCGCTGATGAGCCGGTCGTGCCGCAGCCTTCCGTCGCGCCGCGCACGGCTCCACCGCCACAGGATCAGGTCGAGACGGAGACGATGCGCGGCTACAGCGGCTCGTGGTATCAGGTCTATTTTACCAAGCCGCAGTATCCCGAACGAGCCGAAAACCGCGTGGGCGGCCTGGACGAGACGATCGCGGCGGATATCGACGCTGCTCAGCGTCGCGTCGAGCTTGCGTCGTTCGACTTCGATCTGCCCAAGATCGCCGAGGCGCTGATCCGTGCCCAGCAGCGCGGCGTGCAGGTGCGCGTCTCGATCGACGGCGAGAATCTGGAGACGCCCGAAGTCTCGAAGCTGACCGGCGATTTACAAGCCGCCGGTATTCCGGTCTTTTTTGACGAGCGGGAAGCGTTCATGCACAATAAGTTCATCGTGATCGACGAGACGATCGTCTGGACCGGCTCGATGAATCTGACGGTCAACGATGCCTTCCGCAACAACAATAACATGCTGCGTATCGCCGATCCCCGGCTGGCCGCGAACTACACCGCCAAGGCGGAGGACATCTTCCAGGGCGCGGGCGGCACAAGCGGATCGAGCGTGCTGGTGAATCCGCAGCTCACGATCGATAGCGCGACGGTAGTCAATGCGTTCTCGCCCGATGATCCGATCACCGAGCAGATCGTCGAGCGGTTGCAGGCCGCGCAACAGTCGATCGACGTGATGGCCTTTGCCTTCACCTCGGACCCGATCGCGGATACACTGATCGAGGCCAAGCAGCGCGGGCTGGCCGTACGCACGGTAATGGAGAGCCGTAATACCAGGGGTACCGGCTCCGAGCTGGGCAAGCTCAAAGACGCGGGCGTCGATATCCACAGCGACGGCAATTGCTACATCATGCATAGCAAAACGATGATCATCGACGATCATCTGGTGATCACCGGATCGTTCAACTTTACACGGGCGGCACAGACCCAAAACGACGAAAACGTGCTGATCGTCGATGATGCCGGGCTGGCGGCACGCTACAAAGAGGAGTTCGAGCGTGTCTATCAGCAAGCTCTCGAACCAACCCGCTGTGGATAGGAAACGGGCCATGCTTCGTCAAGAGTCCATGACGCTCCAGCAGACGCTCAGCACCATCCCGCTCTTCGCCGATCTGGACGAGCGCGCTCTGCAAGCGCTGGCGCGCTGTATGTGCGAGTGCCGGTATCGCGCCGGGCAATACCTCACCTACGAGGGCCAGCCAGCCGAGGCGCTCTTTGTCGTGCTCAGCGGGCGGGTGCGCCTGGCGCGTACCGCCAACGATGGCCGCGAGCAGGTGCTGGCGGTCGTCGGCAGCGGCGAGGTCTTCAACATGGAGCCCCTGCTGGACGGCGGCCTCACGCCCACGACCGCGCGCGCAATGAGCGCTGTCACCTGCCTGCTGCTGCCGGATGAGTCGCTGGTGCCGTTGATTCGGCAGTTTCCCGATCTGGCCCTGGTCTTCATGCGCCAGATGGCCGAACAACTGCGCGAGCAGGCAGCGCTGATCGAGGATCTCGGCTTTCGCTCGGTGCGGGCGCGTCTGGCGCGGCTGCTGCTGAACGAGGCGGCCAACGGCACGGCGATGCTGACCCAGGCGGAGCTTGCAGCGCGCGCCGGAACCGTGCGCGAGATCGTCGGGCGAACCCTGCGCCAGATGGCCGACGAGGGCCTGGTCGCGCTCAAGCGGGGCCAGGTGATCGTGCTGGATGCCATGGGCTTGCAGCACGCCGCTGAGATATAAAGAACACGGGAACACGGGAACAAGCGGAGAACCAGGCGCCAAACCCACGAACAGGGGAGAGCTCGAAACTCAGAGCTTGAAACGTCGAACTCGAATGAATATGAGAATAGTTCTCAGAAGTGGAACTAGAGTCACAGACAGGTGGTACAGGGCGTGCTATCGTATGCCATATCACGAAGCTATATCTTGCTCTGGGGAGCAAGCGGAAAGGAGCCGTTCTCATGCCATACATCATTGCAGAACCCTGTATCGGAACCAAGGACTCGGCGTGTGTGAAGGTCTGTCCAGTTGATTGCATCTACGAGGGCGAAGATCAGTACTATATCAATCCCGACGAGTGCATCGACTGTGGCGCGTGCGAGCCGGAGTGCCCCGTCTCAGCGATCTTTGCCGAAGATGCCGTGCCCGAGCAGTGGCAGAGCTATATCGCCAAGAACGCCGCTTTCTTCGGATAGATAACACTGCTAGCGCAAGCAGAACGGGACGCCACTCGGCGTCCCGTTTCGTTTGTATCCATCCTGTCGGCGCACCGCGTCTACTTCGCGATCATCGGGATATAGTGAGTCGCGCCCGGCACGATGACCGTGAGCGAAGGCGAGTAGAGGCGTAGCGTGCCGTTGCCGGCGTAGCGACGGCCCACGAAGTAGAAGGTGTGAACGCCCCTGCTGATGTTGACCAGCCCGGAGATCGCCACGATCCGATCGGTGCCGTCGCCGCTATCGGTGTACACGTTGACCCAGCGATCGAAGAGCGAGCTGCCGGTGTCGTTATCCACGCCCACGCGGAACTGACCCTCCCAATCGTTGCCCGCGCCGGTGCTGTTCAGACCAGCCGAGGCGCTCGCGTCGATGAAGGCAAAGCCGTTGTCGGGCACGTTCAGCGTGCAGGAGCGAATGATACTATAGGTCGTGGTGCTATTGGTCCATGTGTCGGAGCCTCCCGCGCCGCAGACTTTGGCAGTGACGTTGGGCGCTGGGAAGTACAGCACGCTGAGCGAGGGATCGTAGAGCTGGACCGTGCCCGTGCCGTTGTAGCGCGCGCCTGAGAAGTAGAACGTGTGCGTTCCCGCGCTGACCGAGGTGAGCAGCGAGGTCGCGACGGCCTCATCGGTGCCGTCGCCGCTGTCGGTGTACACATTGACCCAGCGGTCGCTTGAGGCAGTGCCGCTGACGGTATCGACGCCCAGGCGGAAGCGTCCCTCGTACGCGCCGCCGCTGCCCAGTCCAGCCGAGGTCGTTCCATTGAGATACACAAAGCCGCTCTTTGGCACGTTCAGCCCGCAGGAGCGAATTTCCTGAAATGAATCTGCGGTGGTGGTCCAGACCGTGTTGCTCGCCACGCCGCAGGCCAGCACATCGCCCGACGAGCCGGGGAAGTACAGCACGCTGAGCGAGGGATCGTAGAGCTGGAGTGTGCCCGCGCCGTTGTAGCGCGCGCCGAGGAAGTAGAAGGTGTGCGTTCCCGCGCTGACCGGCGCGAGCAGCGTGACCTGGGCGTTCTTATCGGTGCCGTCGCCGCTGTCGCCGTAGACGTTGATCCAGCGATCGGTCGCGGCATTGCCGCTGGCCGAGTCGATGCTGACGTTGAGGCGGGCCTCGAAGTCGCCGTTGTTACGCCCAAGCGCGGTCGATCCGATCAGATAGACAAAGCCGTTTTCGGGCAGCGTCAGCGTACACGAGCGGATGGTTTCAAACGAGTTCGATGTTGTGGTCCAGCCGCCGTCTTGAATCGTGCCGCAGGCGGTGAACCGCCAGCCGGTTCCAGCCGCAGCCGCAGAGCTGGCAGCGGACAGATCGCCGTCGTCGTTCTTGGTGCCGGGCAGCGCCGGGCCGCTCGACGTGACGCCGTGGGGATCGTGCGTCGGCTGGGTGGTAGCGTTCTTCGAGCCGGGCGGTGGTGGCATCTCCACGGTGCTGCCCGCGATCGTTTGCGACGGCTCGTTGGTCGGGCCGGGCTTGGAGCCGAGCCGGGCATCTGCGAGGGCAACGGTGGATGGAGCGTGGAGATTTCCTGCGAGCAGGACCATGAGCAGAACGAGCGTGAAGAGCACGACACGCTGTGGACGGGGACGTGGATGGGGGGCGAGCATTACATCACTCCTTTACCTGGGCGGCGTCCGCAAGGGACAGAGTCGTCTAATATCGCGCCTGGTAGCTGGCGCGATACTGCGTGTATGCGATGGATCACGATCAGCGAGGGAACAGTTTGGAGCCACCCCGGGCCCAAAGGGCACCCCCCGGCCTGACAGCACACTAGCGAAGAGCTCTCGTAAACTATGATGTATGGCGAGGAGCAGCTTAGAGATACTCAGCCATTGTAGAGCAAGATGCTGCGCTTTGCAATCGGGTATCTGATCCTCGCGCGATGTGCTCCAATATACGCGGCGTTGACGCCAGAGGCCGATGTTCTATAATATACAGGCGTGTACCATCCATGTGACATAGTGGAAGTGTCGGCGCAGCGGCGGCGGCGCTTATTTGTCTATGTGGCAGGGGCCTACGCAGACATGAAACGCGCCGATCCAGTCCAAAGCACAATGGTGTGGGATCGCCCACTCTCCGGCCTGGTGGCGCACCAAGGTGATCTATGACGTTACTCGAACAACTGCAACATGATCTGAAAGCTGCGATGCGCTCCAAGGAGGAGCCGCGTCTGACCACGATTCGCTCGCTGATCGCGGCGATCAAAAACGAGGAGGTAGCCAAGCGCTCACGGGAACGTAGCGCGGCGCTGAAGCGTCTTGCCCAGGAGCGCGGCGTTCGCCCCGACGATATTCCGACGAGCGATCTGCCCAAGGGCGAGCCGCTGACCGAAGCCGAGATGCGGCAGGTGGTCAACCGCGAGGTCAAGCAGCGCCAGGACGCGGCAGAATCCTACCGCGCTGCCGGTCGTGCCGATGCGATGGCCTCCGAGGAGGCCGAGATCGCCGTGCTGCGATCGTATTTGCCCCAACAGATGAGCGTCGAGCAGCTTCGTCCGCTGATCCAGGGCGTAATCCAAGAAGTCGGCGCGACCAGCAAGGCCGATCTGAAAAAGGTTATGCCGCTGGTGATGCAACGCTATAAAGATCAGGCAGACGGGCGGACGCTCAATCAGTTAGTTCAAGAGCTTTTGAGCTAACGCGAGGCTGGAAGATCTGTGTCCAACCGTCAACCCTGGCGCTACGTAGACGGCTTTCGCCGTCATGCTCGGCTTCAACGCTGGCTGCTCCGCTGGCTGCCGCCACGGGTGGTCCGGCCCTGGCGCACCGCCGCAGGTCGTCGTGCGGCGCGTCAGCGCAAGCCGCTGATCACGATGGCGCTCTTTGGCCTGGCGCTGGGCGTGGTGCTTGGCGTGATCCTGGCGACGCCGATCTCGGCGACAGCCGGGATCGTCAAAGGCGCGCCGAGCCCGGTCACGCTTCATGCGCCGCGCTCGCTCTCCTACGAGAGCGAGGTGATGACGCGACGCGCTCAGGAGGAGGCGGCGAATAATCCGGCCAACGTTCAGGTTCGCTCCGACTCAACCGTGCAGCAGGCGCAGCGCGATGCGATGTCGCAGGCGCTCGATGACATCTCGCGTATTCGCAACAGTACGGAGCTAAGCTCCGAGGCGCGCGCCGAATCGCTCCGATCGCTGCCAAGCGTGCCGATCTCAGATACCCTGGCGCTGCAACTGGTCGAGCTGGACGATGAGCGCTGGCAGATCATCACCGACGAGGCGCGGCGCGTCTATGATGAGATCTGGCAAAACCACAACAGCGCGCTCAGAAGCACCGATATTCAGGCGATCCGCGAGCGCGAGCTGCCGTATGTCCAGGTCGCGCCGACGTTGAATGCGTCGGAGCGCAATCTGGTGCTGTATTTTGTCAACGTCTTCCTGAAGGCGAATCGCATGGTCGATCAGGAGGCAACCGAGCTGCGGCGAGCTGCCGCCCGTAAAGCGGTCGAGCCGGTGACTGTCACCGTGATCAAAGGCCAGAACATCGTCCGCGAGGGCGATGTGGTTTCGGAGGAAACCTACGAGACGCTGTTGAGGTTTGGGCTCGTCTTTGGCGCAGGCGGCACGGTGGCGATGTTGCAGCAGTTTGTGCTGGGCCTGCTCGCGGCCTGGCTGTTCGCGACGTATCTGTACCGCTATCAGTCTCATCTGTGGCTTAATCATCGTGGTCTTACCGTGATCGGCGCGGCGATGGCGGCGCTGGTGCTGGGTGGCCGGATCGTCGTGCCCATATGGGAGGGCGCGCCCTACGCCTTCCCGCTGGCGACGCTGGCGGTCCTGCTGACGGTGCTCTTCAACGGCAGCCTGGGCCTGCTGTCGGCGCTGACGGTCGCGCCGCTGATCGGGATGCAGACCGAGCAGAGCATCGGCCTGACGCTGACGCTGATGCTGGGCAGCGCCGCCGGTGTCTTCGTGGCGCAGCGCGCCGTGCGCAGCGTATCGTTCGTATGGGTCGGGCTGTCGGTTGCCTTCGTCACGATGCTGAGCGCCGGTGTCTTCTGGCTCGGCCCGCTCTCCGACTGGCCGGGCGCGCTGGATATTGCGTTCTTTAGCCTGCTCAACGGCGCGCAATCGGTGATCATCGTGCTCGGCACATACCATATTTTGGGACGGCTGGCGAACGTGGTAACGCCCTTGCAGTTGATGGAGCTGGCGCATCCCAACCATCCGCTGCTGCACCGACTGATGCGCGAGGCGCCGGGCACCTACCATCACAGCATCGTCGTCTCGAATCTGGCCGAGGTTGCCGCCGAGAATATCGGAGCCGATCCGCTGCTGGCGCGGGTCGGGGCATACTACCATGATGTCGGCAAGATCCTCAGGCCGTATTTCTTCACCGACAACCAGCACGAGCGCTCAAACGTCCACGATGTGCTCGATCCGAAGACGAGCGCGACGATCATTATCGACCATGTGCGTGAGGGCGCGCGGCTGGCGCGGGAGCATGGGCTGCCCCAGCAGGTCGTTGATTTCATTCCGCAGCACCACGGCACCAATCTGGTTTCGTACTTCTACCAGCGCGCGCTGCAAGAGGACGGCGATACCAACATCGAGGAGTTTCGCTATCCCGGGCCGAAGCCGCAGACGCGCGAGGCCGGGATCATGATGCTGGCCGACGGCGTGGAGGCCACGGTGCGGGCACGCGCGCAGAGCGGCAAGCTGCGTCCGGCGCGGCCCAACGATGAGGACGAGCGCGGCCAGCGCGGGATGCAATCGATCGCCGAGGTCGTCGAGCAGATCGTCAGCGAGCGGCTGCGCTCAGGCCAGCTCGACGAGTGTCCGCTGACGCTGCGCGACATCGCCGTGATCAAGGAATCATTTATCAACACGCTGCAAGGGATCTATCATCCGCGCGTCGATTATCCGCAGCCAGCGGCGCAGACATCGAACGGCAACGGGCCGGGCTAGGGGCGAAGCATCAAGAACCAAGAACCAAGACACGAGAACTAAGCACCAATTTCTCCCCCGTTCCAACCGCACACAAGCGGGAAAGGGACCTGCGAGGATGGGGAAGGGCGGGTGCCCTCTGGGCGCAGGGGCCGGAGGATGAGGGCCTGCACGAGAAACTTGAAACTTGAAACTTGGAACTTGGAACGGAGCGACATGGAGCAGGAGACGATCACGGTTAATATCGAGGTAGACGAGCCGTTCGTGCCGCAGGTCGATACGGCGGCGCTGGAACACCTGGCGCGGCATGTGCTGCGCGGCGAGGGCATCGACGAGTCCGTCGAGGTCAGCATCTGGATCACCGATGAGGACGAGTTGCACACGCTGAATCGCACCTATCGCAACGTGGACGCCTCAACCGATGTGCTCTCGTTCGGGGCGGAGGCCGACGAGGACGAGCAGCCCTTTGTGAGCGCACCCGACCAGCCGCGCTACCTGGGCGATCTGGCGGTTTCGTATCCGCACGCGGTGCGGCAGGCCGACGAGTACGGCCACTCGCTTCAGCGCGAGCTGAGCTATCTCGTGGCGCATGGGCTGCTGCACCTGCTGGGCTACGACCATGAGCAGCCGGAGGATGCGCAGGCGATGCGTGGACGTGAAGAGGCGCTGCTTGGCGCGCTCGGCATCACCCGCGAGAGCTGACATGGCCCGCGAACGATCGCCGCTGCGCCCGCTCACGACCGCTTCTGCCGCCCGGCATCCGCTGCTGCGCTGGCTGATCGGCCTGATCCGCTCGTTCGGCTTCGCTTTTGCCGGGATCGGCGCGCTGCTGCGGACTCAGCGCAACGCTCAGATTCATGTCGCAGCGATGATCGTCGTGGTTGGGGCGGGATGGCTCCTCGGCGTGGGCCTGGGCGATTGGATCGCGCTGACGCTGGCGACGGCGCTGGTGCTGTCGCTTGAGGCGCTCAACACAGCGCTTGAGGCCGTCGTCGATCTGGTGTCGCCGCAGCCGCACCCGCTGGCGAAGCGCGCGAAAGATGTCGCGGCGGGCGCGGTGTTGATCGGCGCGATCGGCGCGGCGATCGTCGGCTGTATCGTCTTTCTGCCTAAACTGCTTGCGCTGATCCTGTGAAGATTTTATACCTCGCTCCGGCCCCGCCCTATCCCCCCCACGGCGGCGGGCAGCAGCGGATCTACCAGTTCATCCAGCACACGGCCCGCGATCATGAGGTCTGGCTGCTGTCGTTGAGTCCCAGCGCCGAGGCGACCGCCGCGATGGAGCCGCTGCGCGATCTGTGCCAGGTTGTGACGGTGTCCGCGCCCGTTCGCTCAGGCGTGGACCGGCTGCGCACAACGCTGCTGTCGCCGCTGCCCGACATGGCGCTCCGTGGGCGCTCCGCGTCGTACGCGGCTGCGCTGGCCGGGCTGCTCAAGCGGGTGC carries:
- a CDS encoding ferredoxin family protein, translating into MPYIIAEPCIGTKDSACVKVCPVDCIYEGEDQYYINPDECIDCGACEPECPVSAIFAEDAVPEQWQSYIAKNAAFFG
- a CDS encoding Crp/Fnr family transcriptional regulator encodes the protein MLRQESMTLQQTLSTIPLFADLDERALQALARCMCECRYRAGQYLTYEGQPAEALFVVLSGRVRLARTANDGREQVLAVVGSGEVFNMEPLLDGGLTPTTARAMSAVTCLLLPDESLVPLIRQFPDLALVFMRQMAEQLREQAALIEDLGFRSVRARLARLLLNEAANGTAMLTQAELAARAGTVREIVGRTLRQMADEGLVALKRGQVIVLDAMGLQHAAEI
- a CDS encoding GatB/YqeY domain-containing protein; this translates as MTLLEQLQHDLKAAMRSKEEPRLTTIRSLIAAIKNEEVAKRSRERSAALKRLAQERGVRPDDIPTSDLPKGEPLTEAEMRQVVNREVKQRQDAAESYRAAGRADAMASEEAEIAVLRSYLPQQMSVEQLRPLIQGVIQEVGATSKADLKKVMPLVMQRYKDQADGRTLNQLVQELLS
- the ybeY gene encoding rRNA maturation RNase YbeY, with product MEQETITVNIEVDEPFVPQVDTAALEHLARHVLRGEGIDESVEVSIWITDEDELHTLNRTYRNVDASTDVLSFGAEADEDEQPFVSAPDQPRYLGDLAVSYPHAVRQADEYGHSLQRELSYLVAHGLLHLLGYDHEQPEDAQAMRGREEALLGALGITRES
- a CDS encoding HDIG domain-containing protein is translated as MSNRQPWRYVDGFRRHARLQRWLLRWLPPRVVRPWRTAAGRRAARQRKPLITMALFGLALGVVLGVILATPISATAGIVKGAPSPVTLHAPRSLSYESEVMTRRAQEEAANNPANVQVRSDSTVQQAQRDAMSQALDDISRIRNSTELSSEARAESLRSLPSVPISDTLALQLVELDDERWQIITDEARRVYDEIWQNHNSALRSTDIQAIRERELPYVQVAPTLNASERNLVLYFVNVFLKANRMVDQEATELRRAAARKAVEPVTVTVIKGQNIVREGDVVSEETYETLLRFGLVFGAGGTVAMLQQFVLGLLAAWLFATYLYRYQSHLWLNHRGLTVIGAAMAALVLGGRIVVPIWEGAPYAFPLATLAVLLTVLFNGSLGLLSALTVAPLIGMQTEQSIGLTLTLMLGSAAGVFVAQRAVRSVSFVWVGLSVAFVTMLSAGVFWLGPLSDWPGALDIAFFSLLNGAQSVIIVLGTYHILGRLANVVTPLQLMELAHPNHPLLHRLMREAPGTYHHSIVVSNLAEVAAENIGADPLLARVGAYYHDVGKILRPYFFTDNQHERSNVHDVLDPKTSATIIIDHVREGARLAREHGLPQQVVDFIPQHHGTNLVSYFYQRALQEDGDTNIEEFRYPGPKPQTREAGIMMLADGVEATVRARAQSGKLRPARPNDEDERGQRGMQSIAEVVEQIVSERLRSGQLDECPLTLRDIAVIKESFINTLQGIYHPRVDYPQPAAQTSNGNGPG
- a CDS encoding phospholipase D-like domain-containing protein, giving the protein MPRRRTHQQNSRRTRQGGSRRIGRNDLPLNKLIPLLLILAALWLYQNGYFDRWLEQIRDLAPSAQRAPELDDGSQPEAPSADEPVVPQPSVAPRTAPPPQDQVETETMRGYSGSWYQVYFTKPQYPERAENRVGGLDETIAADIDAAQRRVELASFDFDLPKIAEALIRAQQRGVQVRVSIDGENLETPEVSKLTGDLQAAGIPVFFDEREAFMHNKFIVIDETIVWTGSMNLTVNDAFRNNNNMLRIADPRLAANYTAKAEDIFQGAGGTSGSSVLVNPQLTIDSATVVNAFSPDDPITEQIVERLQAAQQSIDVMAFAFTSDPIADTLIEAKQRGLAVRTVMESRNTRGTGSELGKLKDAGVDIHSDGNCYIMHSKTMIIDDHLVITGSFNFTRAAQTQNDENVLIVDDAGLAARYKEEFERVYQQALEPTRCG
- a CDS encoding diacylglycerol kinase family protein; the protein is MARERSPLRPLTTASAARHPLLRWLIGLIRSFGFAFAGIGALLRTQRNAQIHVAAMIVVVGAGWLLGVGLGDWIALTLATALVLSLEALNTALEAVVDLVSPQPHPLAKRAKDVAAGAVLIGAIGAAIVGCIVFLPKLLALIL